The following coding sequences are from one Epinephelus moara isolate mb chromosome 7, YSFRI_EMoa_1.0, whole genome shotgun sequence window:
- the rbm44 gene encoding RNA-binding protein 44 isoform X2, protein MEPHWSTAAYSDFRTVSHTQPMAVFQTVWPAFPITLPEEQTVHRLPYAAVVAPLPCYYNMVIGGPSPTEIRKLFLNRSVFDLVDAHIYLALTDPRLLGWYLSLCPEDRRIIQDDGGFNQFLQRHPALELSRHHVYVRKTPRTHPDMEVPPRVRETLTLLGRSNWGDGSPTHPHEGIYHTKQQVPQQDHIQTTYVSPVTQERTHQKAHSVRGSTHVNEPRPSQQMVSCSSSAAVRKDPTALVSFSLDVELERCRQGGQPELRSQTAVTQCQCAECRYAEVSPLDSEVPTVEKGSSLEFCSFDSNHMDAAEYNDGSVSSPLDPAEENSTVEGCQDYVVNGNEYTEDNDEGILTFEDQMDSFHSIMEDDKSIVVCMSSKDVKACNNGVQSGPVTADSEAAGSEMLKSDQTVIKKKTTERYTSPVPCVSTCDIMVSTEPLLCTSAVTQTDDPETADKHVITEVHMADLDYLAEEFIKLSTAQQELRALKEKRESSGCQLRKECDCVHRAQQAELSLLALQYSMCRHYCWSLCCTSADGGQLNPKAGNPAVDIVSALQKLEADFNQMRERILSGVPLEQLNPLTVDFGKVTTAASYTPAQTTGDVLGIVPSCSQEPQKQDTSGEENRRPCNQSRSGSQVKKEESKSRRAVTLIPQGRDATHRADKPEEKQTKAECKELNTSEAWYDAEEDLECAGPAEAADTGQDPAVNAEDNESASEEVKSSVLCVSNLPRDVTESDVMLWFEKYHPTEVSILALKNDLRVAIVMVSGVHSAEAAVRELNGCCMEGRTLHVKHISRASDGSQSQASASASGPEPSQEAAKPQNSNTHSSSSDRELITRPPLSSSIKTRKVVCISPTAKGTCVPQHYGTMGSFDTLMAELTQLHPDIGRQRIVDALIELKAKHQGVLSGLPLRTIREMVSELLTRPARATQS, encoded by the exons ATGGAGCCACACTGGTCGACGGCTGCTTATTCCGATTTTCGGACAGTTTCGCACACTCAACCCATGGCTGTGTTTCAGACAGTTTGGCCTGCTTTCCCCATCACGTTACCGGAGGAGCAGACCGTTCACAGGCTGCCATACGCGGCCGTGGTGGCGCCTTTACCCTGTTATTACAATATGGTGATTGGAGGGCCGAGTCCAA CAGAGATAAGGAAACTATTTCTGAACAG GTCTGTATTTGATTTGGTGGATGCTCATATCTACCTTGCCTTAACTGACCCCAGGCTGCTGGGTTGGTATCTCAGTTTGTGTCCAGAGGACAGAAGGATCATTCAAG ATGACGGAGGGTTCAACCAGTTCCTGCAAAGACATCCTGCCCTAGAACTGTCGAGGCATCATGTTTATGTGAGGA AAACGCCCCGTACACATCCAGACATGGAGGTGCCTCCCAGGGTGAGGGAGACATTGACCCTGCTTGGCCGGAGCAACTGGGGGGATGGATCACCAACGCATCCACATGAAGGAATCTACCACACCAAACAGCAAGTCCCCCAGCAGGACCACATCCAAACAACCTACGTCAGCCCCGTCACACAGGAACGAACCCATCAGAAAGCCCATTCAGTGAGG GGTTCCACCCATGTGAACGAACCAAGGCCGTCACAGCAGATGGTGAGCTGTAGCAGCAGTGCAGCTGTGAGGAAGGATCCAACAGCCCTGGTGAGCTTCTCTCTGGATGTGGAGCTGGAGAGATGCAGACAGGGAGGACAGCCTGAGCTCAGGAGCCagactgcagtgacacagtgcCAATGTGCTGAATGCAGATATGCTGAAGTCAGTCCCTTAGA CTCAGAAGTGCCAACAGTTGAAAAAGGTTCATCTCTTGAGTTCTGCAGCTTTGACAGTAACCACATGGATGCTGCTGAGTACAATGATGGGAGTGTCAGCTCTCCTCTGGACCCAGCTGAGGAAAACAGCACCGTGGAGGGGTGTCAGGATTACGTGGTTAATGGTAATGAGTACACTGAAGATAACGATGAAGGTATCCTTACTTTTGAAGACCAGATGGACAGCTTCCACAGCATCATGGAGGACGATAAGAGCATCGTTGTCTGTATGAGCAGCAAAGATGTGAAAGCTTGTAACAATGGGGTTCAGTCAGGTCCAGTCACTGCGGATAGTGAAGCAGCCGGCAGTGAGATGTTGAAGTCTGATCAGACTGTCATCAAGAAGAAGACTACAGAAAGGTACACCTCCCCTGTGCCCTGCGTTTCTACCTGTGACATTATGGTCAGCACTGAGCCGCTACTGTGCACGTCAGCTGTCACCCAAACAGATGATCCAGAAACAGCTGACAAGCATGTCATCACTGAAGTCCACATGGCAGATCTGGACTATCTCGCAGAG GAATTTATCAAACTCAGCACGGCTCAGCAGGAACTGAGAGCGCTAAAGGAGAAACGTGAAAG TTCTGGCTGTCAGTTGAGGAAGGAATGTGACTGTGTCCACCGTGCTCAGCAGGCAGAACTGTCCCTGCTGGCCCTGCAGTACAGCATGTGCAGACACTACTGCTGGAGTCTCTGCTGTACCTCTGCTGATGGAGGCCAGCTCAACCCAAA GGCAGGTAACCCTGCTGTGGACATTGTAAGTGCTCTGCAGAAACTGGAAGCTGACTTTAATCAGATGAGAGAGAGGATTCTGTCAGGAGTTCCTCTGGAGCAACTTAATCCTCTGACCGTCGATTTTGGGAAGGTGACCACAGCAGCCAGTTACACCCCTGCACAG ACCACAGGTGATGTGCTGGGGATTGTTCCATCCTG CTCCCAGGAGCCACAGAAACAAGATACATCAGGTGAAGAAAACAGACGTCCCTGTAACCAAAGCAGAAGTGGCAGCCAG GTCAAGAAGGAGGAGAGCAAATCGAGGAGAGCTGTCACTCTTATCCCTCAGGGTAGAGATGctacacacagagcagacaagCCAGAGGAAAAGCAGACAA AAGCTGAATGCAAAGAGCTCAACACATCTGAGGCGTGGTACGATGCTGAAGAAGACCTGGAGTGTGCAGGACCTGCGGAGGCTGCTGACACGGGACAGGACCCAGCCGTGAACGCTGAAGATAACG AATCAGCCAGTGAGGAGGTGAAGAGTTCAGTACTGTGTGTTTCTAACCTACCCAGAGATGTGACAGAG AGTGATGTGATGCTGTGGTTTGAGAAATACCATCCCACTGAGGTCAGCATCTTGGCTTTAAAGAATGATTTGAG AGTTGCCATAGTGATGGTAAGTGGAGTCCACTCTGCCgaggctgcagtgagagagCTGAATGGCTGCTGCATGGAAGGCCGTACTTTACATGTGAAGCACATCAGCAGAGCCAGTGATGGAAGCCAGAGCCAGGCCTCCGCCTCCGCCAGTGGGCCGGAGCCTTCACAGGAGGCCGCCAAACCACAAAACTCCAACACTCACTCCAGCAGCTCCGACAGAGAG CTGATAACTCGGCCTCCGCTCAGCTCCAGCATCAAGACCAGGAAGGTGGTCTGCATCTCGCCCACAGCGAAGGGAACCTGCGTGCCCCAACACTACGGCACCATGGGCAGCTTCGACACCCTGATGGCAGAGCTAACACAGCTCCACCCAGACATCGGACGGCAGAGGATTGTGGATGCTTTGATCGAGCTGAAGGCCAAACACCAGGGTGTCCTCAGCGGCCTGCCCCTCCGCACCATCAGGGAGATGGTATCTGAGCTGCTGACCAGGCCGGCGAGAGCCACACAGTCATGA
- the rbm44 gene encoding RNA-binding protein 44 isoform X3, producing the protein MAARQTVWPAFPITLPEEQTVHRLPYAAVVAPLPCYYNMVIGGPSPTEIRKLFLNRSVFDLVDAHIYLALTDPRLLGWYLSLCPEDRRIIQDDGGFNQFLQRHPALELSRHHVYVRKTPRTHPDMEVPPRVRETLTLLGRSNWGDGSPTHPHEGIYHTKQQVPQQDHIQTTYVSPVTQERTHQKAHSVRGSTHVNEPRPSQQMVSCSSSAAVRKDPTALVSFSLDVELERCRQGGQPELRSQTAVTQCQCAECRYAEVSPLDSEVPTVEKGSSLEFCSFDSNHMDAAEYNDGSVSSPLDPAEENSTVEGCQDYVVNGNEYTEDNDEGILTFEDQMDSFHSIMEDDKSIVVCMSSKDVKACNNGVQSGPVTADSEAAGSEMLKSDQTVIKKKTTERYTSPVPCVSTCDIMVSTEPLLCTSAVTQTDDPETADKHVITEVHMADLDYLAEEFIKLSTAQQELRALKEKRESSGCQLRKECDCVHRAQQAELSLLALQYSMCRHYCWSLCCTSADGGQLNPKAGNPAVDIVSALQKLEADFNQMRERILSGVPLEQLNPLTVDFGKVTTAASYTPAQTTGDVLGIVPSCSSQEPQKQDTSGEENRRPCNQSRSGSQVKKEESKSRRAVTLIPQGRDATHRADKPEEKQTKAECKELNTSEAWYDAEEDLECAGPAEAADTGQDPAVNAEDNESASEEVKSSVLCVSNLPRDVTESDVMLWFEKYHPTEVSILALKNDLRVAIVMVSGVHSAEAAVRELNGCCMEGRTLHVKHISRASDGSQSQASASASGPEPSQEAAKPQNSNTHSSSSDRELITRPPLSSSIKTRKVVCISPTAKGTCVPQHYGTMGSFDTLMAELTQLHPDIGRQRIVDALIELKAKHQGVLSGLPLRTIREMVSELLTRPARATQS; encoded by the exons ATGGCAGCTCGGCAG ACAGTTTGGCCTGCTTTCCCCATCACGTTACCGGAGGAGCAGACCGTTCACAGGCTGCCATACGCGGCCGTGGTGGCGCCTTTACCCTGTTATTACAATATGGTGATTGGAGGGCCGAGTCCAA CAGAGATAAGGAAACTATTTCTGAACAG GTCTGTATTTGATTTGGTGGATGCTCATATCTACCTTGCCTTAACTGACCCCAGGCTGCTGGGTTGGTATCTCAGTTTGTGTCCAGAGGACAGAAGGATCATTCAAG ATGACGGAGGGTTCAACCAGTTCCTGCAAAGACATCCTGCCCTAGAACTGTCGAGGCATCATGTTTATGTGAGGA AAACGCCCCGTACACATCCAGACATGGAGGTGCCTCCCAGGGTGAGGGAGACATTGACCCTGCTTGGCCGGAGCAACTGGGGGGATGGATCACCAACGCATCCACATGAAGGAATCTACCACACCAAACAGCAAGTCCCCCAGCAGGACCACATCCAAACAACCTACGTCAGCCCCGTCACACAGGAACGAACCCATCAGAAAGCCCATTCAGTGAGG GGTTCCACCCATGTGAACGAACCAAGGCCGTCACAGCAGATGGTGAGCTGTAGCAGCAGTGCAGCTGTGAGGAAGGATCCAACAGCCCTGGTGAGCTTCTCTCTGGATGTGGAGCTGGAGAGATGCAGACAGGGAGGACAGCCTGAGCTCAGGAGCCagactgcagtgacacagtgcCAATGTGCTGAATGCAGATATGCTGAAGTCAGTCCCTTAGA CTCAGAAGTGCCAACAGTTGAAAAAGGTTCATCTCTTGAGTTCTGCAGCTTTGACAGTAACCACATGGATGCTGCTGAGTACAATGATGGGAGTGTCAGCTCTCCTCTGGACCCAGCTGAGGAAAACAGCACCGTGGAGGGGTGTCAGGATTACGTGGTTAATGGTAATGAGTACACTGAAGATAACGATGAAGGTATCCTTACTTTTGAAGACCAGATGGACAGCTTCCACAGCATCATGGAGGACGATAAGAGCATCGTTGTCTGTATGAGCAGCAAAGATGTGAAAGCTTGTAACAATGGGGTTCAGTCAGGTCCAGTCACTGCGGATAGTGAAGCAGCCGGCAGTGAGATGTTGAAGTCTGATCAGACTGTCATCAAGAAGAAGACTACAGAAAGGTACACCTCCCCTGTGCCCTGCGTTTCTACCTGTGACATTATGGTCAGCACTGAGCCGCTACTGTGCACGTCAGCTGTCACCCAAACAGATGATCCAGAAACAGCTGACAAGCATGTCATCACTGAAGTCCACATGGCAGATCTGGACTATCTCGCAGAG GAATTTATCAAACTCAGCACGGCTCAGCAGGAACTGAGAGCGCTAAAGGAGAAACGTGAAAG TTCTGGCTGTCAGTTGAGGAAGGAATGTGACTGTGTCCACCGTGCTCAGCAGGCAGAACTGTCCCTGCTGGCCCTGCAGTACAGCATGTGCAGACACTACTGCTGGAGTCTCTGCTGTACCTCTGCTGATGGAGGCCAGCTCAACCCAAA GGCAGGTAACCCTGCTGTGGACATTGTAAGTGCTCTGCAGAAACTGGAAGCTGACTTTAATCAGATGAGAGAGAGGATTCTGTCAGGAGTTCCTCTGGAGCAACTTAATCCTCTGACCGTCGATTTTGGGAAGGTGACCACAGCAGCCAGTTACACCCCTGCACAG ACCACAGGTGATGTGCTGGGGATTGTTCCATCCTG CAGCTCCCAGGAGCCACAGAAACAAGATACATCAGGTGAAGAAAACAGACGTCCCTGTAACCAAAGCAGAAGTGGCAGCCAG GTCAAGAAGGAGGAGAGCAAATCGAGGAGAGCTGTCACTCTTATCCCTCAGGGTAGAGATGctacacacagagcagacaagCCAGAGGAAAAGCAGACAA AAGCTGAATGCAAAGAGCTCAACACATCTGAGGCGTGGTACGATGCTGAAGAAGACCTGGAGTGTGCAGGACCTGCGGAGGCTGCTGACACGGGACAGGACCCAGCCGTGAACGCTGAAGATAACG AATCAGCCAGTGAGGAGGTGAAGAGTTCAGTACTGTGTGTTTCTAACCTACCCAGAGATGTGACAGAG AGTGATGTGATGCTGTGGTTTGAGAAATACCATCCCACTGAGGTCAGCATCTTGGCTTTAAAGAATGATTTGAG AGTTGCCATAGTGATGGTAAGTGGAGTCCACTCTGCCgaggctgcagtgagagagCTGAATGGCTGCTGCATGGAAGGCCGTACTTTACATGTGAAGCACATCAGCAGAGCCAGTGATGGAAGCCAGAGCCAGGCCTCCGCCTCCGCCAGTGGGCCGGAGCCTTCACAGGAGGCCGCCAAACCACAAAACTCCAACACTCACTCCAGCAGCTCCGACAGAGAG CTGATAACTCGGCCTCCGCTCAGCTCCAGCATCAAGACCAGGAAGGTGGTCTGCATCTCGCCCACAGCGAAGGGAACCTGCGTGCCCCAACACTACGGCACCATGGGCAGCTTCGACACCCTGATGGCAGAGCTAACACAGCTCCACCCAGACATCGGACGGCAGAGGATTGTGGATGCTTTGATCGAGCTGAAGGCCAAACACCAGGGTGTCCTCAGCGGCCTGCCCCTCCGCACCATCAGGGAGATGGTATCTGAGCTGCTGACCAGGCCGGCGAGAGCCACACAGTCATGA
- the rbm44 gene encoding RNA-binding protein 44 isoform X1 codes for MEPHWSTAAYSDFRTVSHTQPMAVFQTVWPAFPITLPEEQTVHRLPYAAVVAPLPCYYNMVIGGPSPTEIRKLFLNRSVFDLVDAHIYLALTDPRLLGWYLSLCPEDRRIIQDDGGFNQFLQRHPALELSRHHVYVRKTPRTHPDMEVPPRVRETLTLLGRSNWGDGSPTHPHEGIYHTKQQVPQQDHIQTTYVSPVTQERTHQKAHSVRGSTHVNEPRPSQQMVSCSSSAAVRKDPTALVSFSLDVELERCRQGGQPELRSQTAVTQCQCAECRYAEVSPLDSEVPTVEKGSSLEFCSFDSNHMDAAEYNDGSVSSPLDPAEENSTVEGCQDYVVNGNEYTEDNDEGILTFEDQMDSFHSIMEDDKSIVVCMSSKDVKACNNGVQSGPVTADSEAAGSEMLKSDQTVIKKKTTERYTSPVPCVSTCDIMVSTEPLLCTSAVTQTDDPETADKHVITEVHMADLDYLAEEFIKLSTAQQELRALKEKRESSGCQLRKECDCVHRAQQAELSLLALQYSMCRHYCWSLCCTSADGGQLNPKAGNPAVDIVSALQKLEADFNQMRERILSGVPLEQLNPLTVDFGKVTTAASYTPAQTTGDVLGIVPSCSSQEPQKQDTSGEENRRPCNQSRSGSQVKKEESKSRRAVTLIPQGRDATHRADKPEEKQTKAECKELNTSEAWYDAEEDLECAGPAEAADTGQDPAVNAEDNESASEEVKSSVLCVSNLPRDVTESDVMLWFEKYHPTEVSILALKNDLRVAIVMVSGVHSAEAAVRELNGCCMEGRTLHVKHISRASDGSQSQASASASGPEPSQEAAKPQNSNTHSSSSDRELITRPPLSSSIKTRKVVCISPTAKGTCVPQHYGTMGSFDTLMAELTQLHPDIGRQRIVDALIELKAKHQGVLSGLPLRTIREMVSELLTRPARATQS; via the exons ATGGAGCCACACTGGTCGACGGCTGCTTATTCCGATTTTCGGACAGTTTCGCACACTCAACCCATGGCTGTGTTTCAGACAGTTTGGCCTGCTTTCCCCATCACGTTACCGGAGGAGCAGACCGTTCACAGGCTGCCATACGCGGCCGTGGTGGCGCCTTTACCCTGTTATTACAATATGGTGATTGGAGGGCCGAGTCCAA CAGAGATAAGGAAACTATTTCTGAACAG GTCTGTATTTGATTTGGTGGATGCTCATATCTACCTTGCCTTAACTGACCCCAGGCTGCTGGGTTGGTATCTCAGTTTGTGTCCAGAGGACAGAAGGATCATTCAAG ATGACGGAGGGTTCAACCAGTTCCTGCAAAGACATCCTGCCCTAGAACTGTCGAGGCATCATGTTTATGTGAGGA AAACGCCCCGTACACATCCAGACATGGAGGTGCCTCCCAGGGTGAGGGAGACATTGACCCTGCTTGGCCGGAGCAACTGGGGGGATGGATCACCAACGCATCCACATGAAGGAATCTACCACACCAAACAGCAAGTCCCCCAGCAGGACCACATCCAAACAACCTACGTCAGCCCCGTCACACAGGAACGAACCCATCAGAAAGCCCATTCAGTGAGG GGTTCCACCCATGTGAACGAACCAAGGCCGTCACAGCAGATGGTGAGCTGTAGCAGCAGTGCAGCTGTGAGGAAGGATCCAACAGCCCTGGTGAGCTTCTCTCTGGATGTGGAGCTGGAGAGATGCAGACAGGGAGGACAGCCTGAGCTCAGGAGCCagactgcagtgacacagtgcCAATGTGCTGAATGCAGATATGCTGAAGTCAGTCCCTTAGA CTCAGAAGTGCCAACAGTTGAAAAAGGTTCATCTCTTGAGTTCTGCAGCTTTGACAGTAACCACATGGATGCTGCTGAGTACAATGATGGGAGTGTCAGCTCTCCTCTGGACCCAGCTGAGGAAAACAGCACCGTGGAGGGGTGTCAGGATTACGTGGTTAATGGTAATGAGTACACTGAAGATAACGATGAAGGTATCCTTACTTTTGAAGACCAGATGGACAGCTTCCACAGCATCATGGAGGACGATAAGAGCATCGTTGTCTGTATGAGCAGCAAAGATGTGAAAGCTTGTAACAATGGGGTTCAGTCAGGTCCAGTCACTGCGGATAGTGAAGCAGCCGGCAGTGAGATGTTGAAGTCTGATCAGACTGTCATCAAGAAGAAGACTACAGAAAGGTACACCTCCCCTGTGCCCTGCGTTTCTACCTGTGACATTATGGTCAGCACTGAGCCGCTACTGTGCACGTCAGCTGTCACCCAAACAGATGATCCAGAAACAGCTGACAAGCATGTCATCACTGAAGTCCACATGGCAGATCTGGACTATCTCGCAGAG GAATTTATCAAACTCAGCACGGCTCAGCAGGAACTGAGAGCGCTAAAGGAGAAACGTGAAAG TTCTGGCTGTCAGTTGAGGAAGGAATGTGACTGTGTCCACCGTGCTCAGCAGGCAGAACTGTCCCTGCTGGCCCTGCAGTACAGCATGTGCAGACACTACTGCTGGAGTCTCTGCTGTACCTCTGCTGATGGAGGCCAGCTCAACCCAAA GGCAGGTAACCCTGCTGTGGACATTGTAAGTGCTCTGCAGAAACTGGAAGCTGACTTTAATCAGATGAGAGAGAGGATTCTGTCAGGAGTTCCTCTGGAGCAACTTAATCCTCTGACCGTCGATTTTGGGAAGGTGACCACAGCAGCCAGTTACACCCCTGCACAG ACCACAGGTGATGTGCTGGGGATTGTTCCATCCTG CAGCTCCCAGGAGCCACAGAAACAAGATACATCAGGTGAAGAAAACAGACGTCCCTGTAACCAAAGCAGAAGTGGCAGCCAG GTCAAGAAGGAGGAGAGCAAATCGAGGAGAGCTGTCACTCTTATCCCTCAGGGTAGAGATGctacacacagagcagacaagCCAGAGGAAAAGCAGACAA AAGCTGAATGCAAAGAGCTCAACACATCTGAGGCGTGGTACGATGCTGAAGAAGACCTGGAGTGTGCAGGACCTGCGGAGGCTGCTGACACGGGACAGGACCCAGCCGTGAACGCTGAAGATAACG AATCAGCCAGTGAGGAGGTGAAGAGTTCAGTACTGTGTGTTTCTAACCTACCCAGAGATGTGACAGAG AGTGATGTGATGCTGTGGTTTGAGAAATACCATCCCACTGAGGTCAGCATCTTGGCTTTAAAGAATGATTTGAG AGTTGCCATAGTGATGGTAAGTGGAGTCCACTCTGCCgaggctgcagtgagagagCTGAATGGCTGCTGCATGGAAGGCCGTACTTTACATGTGAAGCACATCAGCAGAGCCAGTGATGGAAGCCAGAGCCAGGCCTCCGCCTCCGCCAGTGGGCCGGAGCCTTCACAGGAGGCCGCCAAACCACAAAACTCCAACACTCACTCCAGCAGCTCCGACAGAGAG CTGATAACTCGGCCTCCGCTCAGCTCCAGCATCAAGACCAGGAAGGTGGTCTGCATCTCGCCCACAGCGAAGGGAACCTGCGTGCCCCAACACTACGGCACCATGGGCAGCTTCGACACCCTGATGGCAGAGCTAACACAGCTCCACCCAGACATCGGACGGCAGAGGATTGTGGATGCTTTGATCGAGCTGAAGGCCAAACACCAGGGTGTCCTCAGCGGCCTGCCCCTCCGCACCATCAGGGAGATGGTATCTGAGCTGCTGACCAGGCCGGCGAGAGCCACACAGTCATGA